From one Magnetospirillum sp. WYHS-4 genomic stretch:
- a CDS encoding DUF1153 domain-containing protein, which produces MSSRSMRIHSFIDVVGPTGRPLTRDDLPPPGTQRWVMRRKAEVVAGVRAGLISLEEACALYKLSMDEFAAWQRLLDRHGLAGLRTTRTQVYRDTVPALAAE; this is translated from the coding sequence ATGTCCAGCCGGAGCATGCGCATCCATTCGTTCATCGATGTCGTGGGGCCCACGGGGCGTCCGCTGACCCGCGACGACCTGCCGCCGCCCGGCACCCAGCGCTGGGTCATGCGACGCAAGGCCGAGGTCGTCGCGGGCGTTCGCGCCGGCCTGATTTCGCTGGAAGAGGCCTGCGCCCTCTACAAGTTATCCATGGACGAATTCGCCGCTTGGCAACGGCTGCTCGATCGCCACGGCTTGGCGGGGTTGCGTACCACCCGCACCCAGGTTTATCGCGATACGGTGCCGGCCTTGGCCGCCGAATAG